The sequence CCTCGGCGGGTAGCTCCCCGACGGTGTTGACGGGGCTGGACTTGAATGCGGTGGTTGCCATGCGCTCCAACCTAGCGGTTTAGGCTGGCGAGGTGGAACTGCGCAGCAATGTCACCGATACCGCACTGCTCTTCGAGGGCGGTGGGATGCGCGCATCCTATACGTCCGCTGTGGCGGTCGCCCTGCTCGAGGCGGGCATCCACCTGGACTTCGTGGCCGGCATCTCGGCCGGGTCGTCCAATACGGCCAACTACCTGGCCCGGGATCCGTGGCGGGCGCGGCATTCATTCGTGGACTTCGCCGCCGACCCGAAGTTCGGCAACTGGAAGACCTTCCTGCGCGGGGACGGGTTGTTCAACGCCAAGTACATCTACGAGGAGACCGGCCTGCCGGACCAGGCTCTCCCCTACCCGTGGGAGACCTTCCTGGCCAACCCGGCGACGCTGCGGCTGGGTGCCTTCGACGCCGAGTCCGGCCAGGCCATCTGGTGGGGCCGGGAGGACATCCAGGAGCCGCCTGACCTGATGGTACGGGTCCGAGCCTCCTCCACGATGCCGGTGCTCATGCCGCCGGTGCGGCTGAACGGGCGGACCTACGTGGACGGGGCCCTGGGCCCGGATGGCGGGATCCCCCTGTCCGCTGCGATCGACGCCGGCCACGAACGGTTCCTGGCGGTGCTCACCCGCGAACGCGGCTACGTCAAGGC comes from Citricoccus muralis and encodes:
- a CDS encoding patatin-like phospholipase family protein, with the protein product MELRSNVTDTALLFEGGGMRASYTSAVAVALLEAGIHLDFVAGISAGSSNTANYLARDPWRARHSFVDFAADPKFGNWKTFLRGDGLFNAKYIYEETGLPDQALPYPWETFLANPATLRLGAFDAESGQAIWWGREDIQEPPDLMVRVRASSTMPVLMPPVRLNGRTYVDGALGPDGGIPLSAAIDAGHERFLAVLTRERGYVKAPERFPRFYLRYFRKHPAIAEALLTRWQRYNATRERLFELEREGRAYLFVPETMPVSNGEKDVVKLAAAHEAGLAQARRELPAIREFLGLPAV